Proteins from a genomic interval of Scomber japonicus isolate fScoJap1 chromosome 10, fScoJap1.pri, whole genome shotgun sequence:
- the fzd1 gene encoding frizzled-1: MVYNTLLRAVFTCSLFILLINEGIFRVNGQYGGGGGERGMSIPEHGFCQPISIPLCTDIAYNETIMPNLLGHTNQEDAGLEVHQFYPLVKVQCSPDLKFFLCSMYAPVCTVLEQALPPCRSLCERARQGCEALMNKFGFQWPDSLACESFPVHGAGELCVGQNMSDRTEPDPPAPYPTERIMSDPANGQFRCPASLRVPPYLNYRFLGQENCGAPCEPKRSHGMMYFNEEELRFARIWIGIWSVLCCASTLFTVLTYLVDMKRFSYPERPIVFLSGCYTMVSIAYIAGFLLEDKVVCNDRFDNDIRTVVQGTKKEGCTILFMMLYFFSMASSIWWVILALTWFLAAGMKWGHEAIEANSQYFHLAAWAVPAIKTITILAVGQVDGDVLSGVCFVGINSVDALRGFVLAPLFVYLFIGTSFLLAGFVSLFRIRTIMKHDGTKTEKLEKLMVRIGIFSVLYTVPATIVIACYFYEQAFREQWERTWITQTCKTYAVPCPGQNHPNMSPDFTVFMIKYLMTLIVGITSGFWIWSGKTLNSWRRFYTRLANSKQGETTV; the protein is encoded by the coding sequence atggtttataacacactcCTTCGTGCTGTTTTCACTTGCTCTCTTTTCATTCTGCTCATTAACGAGGGGATATTTCGAGTAAATGGGCAGTACGGTGGTGGTGGCGGGGAGCGAGGAATGTCTATACCGGAGCACGGCTTCTGTCAGCCCATATCCATCCCTCTGTGTACGGACATCGCCTACAACGAGACTATCATGCCCAACCTGCTGGGTCACACCAACCAGGAGGACGCCGGCCTGGAGGTCCACCAGTTCTACCCTCTGGTGAAAGTGCAGTGCTCCCCGGATTTAAAGTTCTTCCTGTGCTCTATGTACGCGCCTGTGTGCACGGTGCTGGAGCAAGCTCTTCCACCGTGCCGGTCCCTGTGCGAGCGTGCCCGGCAAGGCTGCGAGGCTCTCATGAACAAGTTCGGCTTCCAGTGGCCCGACAGTTTAGCGTGCGAGTCGTTCCCTGTGCACGGTGCAGGAGAACTGTGCGTGGGGCAGAATATGTCGGATCGTACCGAGCCAGACCCACCCGCTCCGTACCCCACCGAGAGGATCATGTCTGACCCCGCAAACGGTCAGTTCAGGTGCCCTGCTTCTCTCAGGGTGCCACCCTACCTGAACTACCGTTTCCTCGGGCAGGAGAACTGCGGTGCTCCGTGTGAGCCGAAGAGATCTCACGGGATGATGTACTTCAATGAAGAGGAGCTCAGATTTGCCAGGATCTGGATCGGGATCTggtctgtgctgtgctgtgcttcCACTTTGTTCACAGTGCTGACCTACCTGGTGGACATGAAGCGGTTCAGCTACCCTGAACGCCCCATTGTCTTCCTATCAGGGTGTTACACCATGGTGTCCATCGCCTACATCGCAGGGTTCTTACTGGAGGACAAAGTGGTGTGCAATGATAGGTTTGATAATGACATTAGGACTGTGGTGCAGGGCACTAAAAAGGAGGGCTGCACCATCCTCTTCATGATGCTGTACTTCTTCAGCATGGCCAGCTCAATCTGGTGGGTCATCCTGGCTCTCACCTGGTTCCTGGCAGCAGGGATGAAATGGGGCCACGAGGCCATCGAGGCCAACTCCCAGTACTTCCACTTGGCAGCCTGGGCCGTACCCGCCATTAAAACCATCACCATCCTGGCTGTGGGACAGGTGGACGGAGACGTGTTGAGCGGGGTTTGCTTCGTCGGCATCAACAGCGTGGACGCCCTGCGGGGTTTCGTTCTGGCGCCACTCTTCGTCTACTTGTTCATCGGCACGTCCTTCCTCCTGGCTGGGTTCGTGTCCCTGTTTCGCATCCGCACCATCATGAAGCACGACGGCACCAAGACAGAGAAGCTGGAGAAGCTGATGGTGAGGATAGGGATCTTCAGCGTGCTGTACACCGTGCCGGCCACCATCGTCATCGCCTGCTACTTCTACGAGCAGGCCTTCAGAGAGCAGTGGGAGAGGACGTGGATCACCCAGACGTGTAAGACGTACGCAGTGCCGTGCCCCGGACAGAACCACCCCAACATGAGCCCCGACTTCACCGTCTTCATGATAAAGTATCTCATGACGCTCATTGTGGGCATCACCTCCGGCTTCTGGATCTGGTCTGGAAAGACCCTCAACTCGTGGAGGAGGTTTTACACGAGACTGGCCAACAGTAAACAGGGTGAGACCACAGTGTGA